The proteins below come from a single Prochlorococcus marinus CUG1415 genomic window:
- a CDS encoding DUF3303 domain-containing protein, translating to MLYVQHWSFKTGYHQKGAEKFLAGGGIYPGVEMIGRYHAPGSLEGWIVLKTDNPKAIYEHAAQWGEFLNWKTTPVFTDEEAGPLVAKVYS from the coding sequence ATGCTTTATGTTCAACATTGGTCCTTCAAAACTGGGTATCATCAAAAAGGTGCAGAAAAATTTCTTGCAGGAGGCGGAATTTATCCTGGAGTCGAAATGATTGGTAGGTATCATGCTCCTGGTTCTTTAGAAGGTTGGATCGTTTTAAAAACTGATAATCCAAAAGCCATATACGAACATGCAGCTCAATGGGGGGAATTTCTAAATTGGAAAACAACTCCTGTTTTTACTGATGAAGAAGCAGGTCCTCTAGTAGCAAAGGTTTACTCATAG